AGTGGCTTTTCCCACTCGGCAATCTTTTCCTTCCTATCACCCCAGCATCaccctctcctctttctcattGCTTTTAAGTGATCTCCCTCCCTTGTGCGGGGTCCCCGTTCCCATCACCTGCCTCTCCTTCTGTGCCTTGCAGATGCCAGCATGTATGCCCATTACCTCTTCCATGCCTTCGACACCACGCAGACAGGCTCCGTGAAGTTTGAGGTATGTTTGTCTCTCAGAGGCCCCAGGGCCCCAACAACGCTTCCTTTAAATGATGGGCATGTTGGGAGGAGTGGATCATTCAATGCTTAAGTTCTATACCATTTAAGAAGGATTTCCTGAAGACAGAAGAAACAACTGTCTTCCAAGAACTCAGGGCCTCAGGGACTGACAGTCTAATGGCTCACATGTGCACCGGGCTGACCAGCGCTACAGCGCTGCACTTAGCACTCTATGcgaattaactcatttaaccctcacaataaCCCTAACAAGGTAGGGTTCTACTATATATTACCAGTCTACAGAAGAGGAAAGTAAGGTAATGAGAGACAGAGTGGCTTTCCCAAGGTCAGACAGTAAGAGGCAAAGGAGGGCTTTGAACTCGAGTGGTATGTTTCCAGAGTCCACACTCTTAGCCGCCAGAGGATGCCCCCACTTCTACGGTAATTGCAGCCCTGGGGTAAGGCGACAGCCGATGTCAGCACACGCtgccttcccttcttcctccagAAGCTCCTTCCCCAGTATGTGGCAAGGTAGGCAGTGGAAGGTGGGTGGCGTACTGTGCTGAGCTTGGCCACATCCTTCAGGAGACAGAGGACATGCGCGATACCATTCTGTAAAGACGGTCACGGAGTCTGACCCCCAGACAGAGCGCCGCCCCACCCAGTGGCTCGCTGCTTAATGTCTCATGCCTCTTCCACTTCTCAGGACTTTGTAACCGCTCTGTCAATTTTACTGAGAGGAACCGTCCATGAGAAACTAAGATGGACATTTAATTTGTATGACATCAATAAAGACGGATACATAAACAAAGAGGTAAGTGAGCTGAGGCTAGGAGCACGAAAGAGCTAATCAGAGAGGAAATAGCCCcagtcacggagaaggcaatggcaccccctccagtactcttgcctggaaaatcccattgatggaggagcctggtaggctgcagtccatggggttgctacaagtcggacacgactgagtgacttcactttcacttttcactttcatgcattggagaaggaaatggcaacccattccagtgttcttgcctggagaatcccagggacgggggacctggcgggctgccatctatggggtcgcacagagttggacacgactgaagtgacgcagcagcagcagcagcagcagcagccccagcatgactgctgctgcgtcacttcagtcgtgtccgactctttgtgaccccatgaatcccagcacaccaggcctccctgtccatcacgaactcccggagttcacccagactcacgtccatcgagtcagtgatgacatccagccatctcatcctctgtcgtccccttctcctcctgtccccaatccctcccagcatcagagtcttttccaatgagtcaactcttcgcatgaggtggccaaagtactggagtttcagctttagcatcattccttccaaagaaatcccagggctgatctccttcagaatggactggttggatctccttgcagtctaagggactctcaagagtcttctccaacaccacagttcaaaagcatcaattcttcggtgctcagcctttacacagtccaattctcacatccatacatgaccactggaaaaaccatagccttgactagactaaccttcgttggcaaagtaatgtctctgcttttgaatatactatctaggttgatcataactttccttccaaggagtaagcgtcttttaatttcatggctgcaatcaccatctgcagtcattttggagccaaaaaaaataaagtctgacagtgtttccactgtttccccatctatttcccatgaagtgatgggaccagatgccatgatcttcgttttctaaatgttgagttttaagccaactttttcactctcctctttcactttcatcaagaggctttttagttcctcttcactttgtgccataagggtggtgtcatctgcatatctgaggttattgatatttctcccggcaatcttgattccagcttgtgtttcttccagtccagcgtttctcatgatgtactcttcatataagttaaataagcagggtgacaatatacagccttgatgtactccttttcctatttggaaccagtctgttgttccatgtccagttctaactgttgcttcttgacctgcatacaaatttctcaagaggtagatcaggtgctctggtatttccatctctttcagaattttccacagtttattgtgatccacacagttaaaggctttggcatagtcaataaagcagaaatagatgtttttctggaactctcttgctttttccatgatccagcggatattggaaatttgatctctggttcctctgccttttctaaaaccagcttgaacatctggaaattcacagttcacgtattgctgaatcctggcttggagaattttgagcattactttactagcgtgtgagatgagtgcaattgtgtggtattttgagcattctttggcattccctttcttagggattggaatgaaaactgaccttttccagtcctgtggccactgctgagttttccaaatttgctggcatattgagtgcagcactttcatagcatcatctttcaggatttgaaatagctcaactggaattccatcacctccactagctttgttcatagtgatgctttctaaggcccacttgacttcacattccaggatgtctggctctaggtcagtgatcacaccatcgtgattatctgggtcatgaagatcttttttgtacagttcttctgtgtattcttgccaccttttcttaacatcttctgcttctgttaggtccataccatttctgtcctttattgtgcccatctttgcatgaaatgttcccttggtatctctaattttcctgaagagatctctagtctttcccattctgttgttttcctctatttctttgcattgatcgctgaagaaggctttcttatctcttcttgctattctttggaactctgcattcagatgcatatatctttcttttgctcctttgcttttcacttctcttctttccacagctatttgtaagggctccccagatagccattttgcttttttgcttttcttttccatggggatggtcttgatccctgtctcctgtacagtgtcacaaacctcattccatagttcatcaggcactctatctatcagatctaggcccttaaatcaatttcttacttccactgtaaaatcataagggatttgatttaggtcatacctgtatggtctagtggttttcttcaatttaagtctgaatttggcaataaggagttcatgatctgagccacagtcagctcctggtcttgtttttgctgactgtatagagcttctccatctttggctgcaaagaatataatcaatctgatttcggtgttgaccatctggtgatgtccatgtgtagagtcttctcttgtgttgttggaagagggtgtttgttatcatcagtgcattttcttggcaaaactctattagtctttgccctgcttcattctgtattccaaggccaaatttgcctgttactccaggtgtttcttgacttcctacttttgcattccagtcccctataatgaaaaggacatcttttttgggtgttagttataaaaggtcttgtaggtcttcatagaaccgttcaacttcagcttcttcagcattactggttgggcatagacttggattactatgatattaaatggtttgccttggaaacaaacagagatcattctgtcgtttttgagattgcatccaagaactgcattttggactcttttgttgaccatgatggctactccatttctcctaagggattcttgcccacagtagtacatataatggtcatctgagttaaattcacccattccagtccattttaatttgctgattcctagaatgtcgacattcactcttgccatctcttgtttgaccacttccaatttgccttgattcatggacctgacattccaggttcctatgcattattgctctttacagcatcggaccttgcttctatcaccagtcacatccacaattgttTTTGcgttggctccattccttcattctttctggagttatttctccactgatctccagtagcatattgggcacctactgacctggggagttcctctttcagtatcctatcattttgctttttcatattgttcgtggggttctcaagggaagaatactgaagtggtttgccattcccttctccagtggacctcattctgtcagatctctccaccatgacccgcccatcttgggttgccccacaggcatggcttagtttcattgagttagacaaggctgtggtcctagtgtgattagattgactagttttctgtgattatggtttcagtgtgtctgccctctgatgccctcttgcaacacctactgtcttacttgggtttctcttaccttgggcgtggggtatctcttcatggctactccagcaaagcgcagctgctgctccttaccttggatgaggggtatctcctcaccgccacccttcctgaccttcaacatgggatagctcctctaggccctcctgcgcccacgcagccacggctccttggacgtggggttggtcctcccggccaccgcccctggcctcaggcgtatCTCTAAATAACTATCACAAATAATTTCTGAAGCTTCACTGCTGGACACCTTTAGAGCCTCAAAGTAGATGTGGTACATAGATAGTGAGATACCCACAGGTCTATCTCAAAACTCACTTTGGTATCTACTGTATCCTGGAATCTCAGTCAAAGCTTGGATTTAGCATCTCATAGCATCCCACTTTCTAAGTTCCTATGTGCCAGGTACAGTGTGCAGAGTTACAAATATCATCTCTAATCCTCACCTCAACCCTCCAATTTCCAttcctcattcattcagtcatggaTTTGCTCAACATATATTTGAGGGCTTGTTAGGTGTTCTTGGTGCTGAAGATAAAGTGGTGAACAATCCCCAGAATGTGAAAAATTCTAATGTCCACTAACAGCAGATATGGTAAGAACTCCAGTATATAATGGAATAACAAGTGGCCATGTAAAACCATGCAAAAGCAGttagatataattttaaattagcaTTATACATTccatttaaacattattttttacagTAGGATGTATAATATTATCTCAATGTTGTAAATAATTAAATGCTTCTATATATACTCAAATATATGATActttatggagaagaaaatggcaacctattctatcattcttgcctgggaaatcccatgaacaaaggagcctgatgggctatagtatATGTAGTCACTAacaagtcgaacatgacttagcaatgaaagaacaataaaagatagtctaaaatattcaaatactactttacaaaatatattttttaaaaggaagaaaagaaaaaaaaaaaaaagaccctaaagTGAGCCTTATAACAAGATCTTCAACCTTCGTTCAACCATTATTCCATCTCTAAATAATCTTACTAACTCCTGCTCCCCTTCTGTAATTTACAATATAGACAAAATTGTCCCCATTAAATATCCATCAGACCTTTCTGGAAGCAGGATTAATAAAAttctccttaaaagaaaataaagtgtggatAAGCAGCTTCCTAGAAAAGATAGCTGAACCTTCCCCTGGCAGTCATTTGGAAACAGTTTCATCAAAATCGTAGCAAAGAAAATCCTGAGAGAGCAATCAAAATTTATCTTTAAGTCCTTTCTCTTATAAAAGTTATTCAGGAAACAAACCTATAGTCACATGGATGTTAAGGACTCATTAAAGCACACATTTTTACATAAGCACATGGACAGGTATATATACCCTAGTTCTGTCCATTGTTAGGACCTAAGAGCAATGACACCCCGGTAGCAATGAGTACTGGCACCTAGACcctggtttctaaataccattctccaaGAAAAGCAACCAGTCCCCTTGGACTTGGTTGATTCCAGGCCtgggaaagagaaaatacaagatGATCTTAGAGCATCTTACAGTGTCAAAAAAATGGGAgtactattaaagaaaaaagggtGGTGAAGAGCATATCTGAAGGTCCTAGAAGCCAGCCTGAAGgagttcacaatagccaaagctattaatattataatatgaGCAACAAATACAAATTTATAGTTTGGGATTATAATCTGCAAAATAAATACCCATGTTGTTccgtcgcttagtcatgtccgactctttgtgaccccactgactgcagaccgccaggctcttctgtccatgggattctccagacaagagtgctgcagtgggttgccatgccctcttccaggagatctttgccACCCAGacatagaacccgtgtctcttacatctcctgctttgacggggggttctttaccactagtgccgcctggaagTTCCGGGTCTCTGTAGACACTCCATCAAATATCCTGAAGACAAGGCTGCTTTCCTACATTCCTTTTCCTCATTCTGAGTAGGGATCGAGGAAGCCCATGGAACACCATGCCTGGCCAGGGTAACCAGGAAAACACCACGGGGACACTTAACTGATACGGGGCTCCCAGCCCCTGCAGACACGGTGCCAGGTACAGAGAATTTAGCAATGAAGGATCAAGCATGTGTCCTCAGAGCTCACAGTTTTGGGGAAACAGATCCACAGAGCAATAAGAACCACTTACTTATTTTAATGAGTATGTGCTGATCACTGTTCCATGTTACTGaaagattggaaagaaaatatgaaaggatTTGTAACATCTATCTGGCCCCATGGTAATTTTTGTCTTTGTAGAAAGGGATTTTTTGGTTACAAAGATAGAAAACCATCAACATCAATGGGCTTAAGTTGAGACCTTTCTTGTAAAGATTTGGTAATTTCTTAGAAAagtcttttaagaaataaataattcttgttaaagtgaaaaatattacAGGTAGTTTAATGTAGCACATTTTAATCCCCATTACAAAGTAGAAAGTTATTGGTCTCCCCCTATGCTACAcccatctcttcctctctttcgtCTCCCTCCTGCAGCACTGTCTTAGGTCAAGATGGCCACACCGTCCTCTGCAGGAATGGTTGGCGGTGGGGAGACTCCAGAGGACGCTTTAGTGAATAGGGTAACCATTCTCAGACCCTGCTTCTCCAGGGCTTCTCTTGATCCCTGTTACTATCTCTGTCTACTTCAACCACTTTTCTCAGAAAACACATGTGTATGGGggtacgtgtgtatgtgtgtaagctCATGAGAAATTCCTCATGGGAAAATCTGTGTCCTCCTCCGTCTGGCACCTCCCTTCTCCGCTCTCTATTCCTCTACCCTTTTCACTTCTCTACTTGCGCTCCCTTCCTCCCAGCATTTCTCTCATCTCCTCTATGCCATCTGCTCCAGCCTACGCTTTACAGAAGTTCATctctatatttattttcagtgtcTGCTCTCCCCTGATCTCAACTAAAACCTGGAAATGAGTTGCCCATGGTACCAACTCTGACACAAACTCCAGCTTTTCACTCCGACTTCTCAAGAGATAACGACATAGTGACTCAGTTCCATAGTCAGATGTCCACATTTGTTCCCATCAGCTGGCTCAAACAAAGCCACACAGGCCAATCATGCAAGGGAATTATAGAGCAGAGAGAAGGTGTTCCAAAAATGCAGTGTGGGTCCGTCAGTacatgaactgctgctgctgctgctaagttgcttcagtcgtgtccgactctttgagaccccatagacagcagcccaccaagctcccccgtccctgggattctccaggcaagaacactggagtgggttgccatttccttctccaatgcatgaaaatgaaaagtgaaagtgaagtcgctcagtcgtgtccgaccctcagcgaccctatggactgcagcccaccaggctcctctgtccatggattttccaggcaagagtactggagtggggtgcagtaCATGAACAAATACACTCAAATCCCACTTATAACTCATCACTTGGGAAAGCTCAGGAAGAGGTGAGCCACCCAAGAACTTCTGACAACAAATAGAATTGTCCTGGGAAGAAGCTGCCAGGATATATACCCTTCAGCTCCCTTTCTAACTCCCTCTCACTAGCTGAGGTTCCTTTTAATCACTCTCATTCTCAAGGGGGACAGAGAGCCCCAGAGTGTCACCTAGAAGACCTTACCTTTCTGGTTCCCACACCGTGTGCTTCCatgtccctctccaggagatGATGGACATTGTCAAAGCCATCTACGACATGATGGGGAAATACACATATCCTGTGCTTAAAGAAGACACTCCAAGGCAGCACGTGGACATCTTCTTCCAGGTAAGAGCACACACCCTGTGTGTAAGCTTTAAGCTCACCTTAGACCAACCAACCCACAAGTGTCTGAGCAGTGTTTTGTATCCCAGCCTCCACTACACCTGATAAGAAACAGAATTACAAGATGTACCGTCCCCCGGGAATAGATTATTTTATTACATAGACAAGTATACACTACAGAAGAGAGCAAGGATGAATATTATTAAGTATAAGTGGTAGCGTGTGGACtctaaatttcataaaaatggcTGGGAGATCAGAGTAAATAGCACATGTGCATAcatcaaagatattgttatgtgtattcctcctgctaagtcgcttcagttgtgccctacTCTGTGCTAACCTATGGATTGTAACTTGCcaagctccgctgtccatgggcttctccaggaaagaatagtggtgtgggttgccatgccctctttcaggggatcttcccaacccggggttcgaacctgtgtctcttatgtctcctgcgttggcaggagggttctttactactagcgccacctgggaagccctcagagtAAATACAGAAGATGTCATTAAGCACATTTGTGTCGTTGGTGTTAAGCATTTGTGCTTGAGGAGCAAGGGGACATCAGATGCAAACTAGGATGGGTTGGAAACTAGAGAGAGATCTTTCAACTGAAGAATTTAGCCTTGCTCTGGTAAAAAGTAGGTGGATGCCGTTAATCTGTGACTTAGAAGAGTGGCAAGATCTTAGTggtatactactactactactactactaagtcacttcagtcatgtccgactctgtgcgaccctgtagacggtagcccaccaggctcccctgtccctgggattctccaggcaagagcactggagtgggttgccatttccttctccaatgcacgaaagtgaaaagtgaaagtgaagtcgctcagttgtgtccgactcttagcgaccccatggactgcagcctaccaggctcctccatccatgggattttccaggcaagagtactggagtggggtgccattgccttctcacctGGCAGGAGAGTATCAGCAAACATGAGAGCTCAATCTAGTCTA
The sequence above is a segment of the Bos indicus isolate NIAB-ARS_2022 breed Sahiwal x Tharparkar chromosome 20, NIAB-ARS_B.indTharparkar_mat_pri_1.0, whole genome shotgun sequence genome. Coding sequences within it:
- the KCNIP1 gene encoding A-type potassium channel modulatory protein KCNIP1 isoform X3; this encodes MTMVCHRPEGLEQLEAQTNFTKRELQVLYRGFKNECPSGVVNEETFKQIYAQFFPHGDASMYAHYLFHAFDTTQTGSVKFEDFVTALSILLRGTVHEKLRWTFNLYDINKDGYINKEEMMDIVKAIYDMMGKYTYPVLKEDTPRQHVDIFFQKMDKNKDGIVTLDEFLESCQEDDNIMRSLQLFQNVM